TTTGCAGTCAACAAGAAAAAGTACTTTACCCTTCTTTTAATTGCATTATACGATCATCGCTAGAAAGTTTTCTCTCTCCCAACCATCGAAGAAACTCAGGGGACATGTCTTTATTGGCTGGATTAACATCAATAACAATGGAATCATCAACATAAGGAGTCACCCTTGCACCATAGCCTGTTTTAACCAATGCTCTCAGTCCAGATTGGAAATCAGAGATGTAAAAGTCCACCACATGTCTCTGCATTGaataaaatgcaaggtaaatGAACATAAAAACTTAAAGTTTCAGATGTTATCCTGCAAAATCCAAAATACATGAGTGGCATGCTGATACAGTCTAGCCACATTAAGGAATAGAGAGCACAAATGGGGTTGCAAGTATCAAAACATTTCTAGAACATACTTTGAAACATTtaagtttatgaaaaaaaaaatcagtttaatGTTTGGTCCTCTCTCAAGATTATAATTAGTATTTGTTAGATGAAGACAAATGAATGTATATTACATCTACTACACACCTCCTCAAGCAAGAACGCTTTGGGCTTCAAGCTTGGATAATTAACAGGCCCACCCACCTtgtactaaaatttaattttttattaaaagaatggAGGTGGGAGGGATCAAACTCTAAACTATTTGATTATAGAAGAAGCTTTGATACCAAGACATGAACCAACTATACCAAAAGCTTAAGTTGGTAAGTGAAGGCATTACTCTTATGATTGATTTTATGTTACATCTCTAATCTCTAATagtaacaaatacaaaaaaaattggtaaaGAAGTGTTGGAAAGACACCTTAATTGCAGCCTCGAGGAGTGTATTCAGTCCCACATTGCCTCGAGATGGCTTGAATAAAGCTTATAAAGCTTGGATAATCCTCACCTTACAAGCCGATTTTGTGGGGTTGTATTGGGATCTAAGCCCAAACTCTAAGACGGATTTCTAGATCCATCAATGGTCACCTGCGTCGCTCCAAGCCCATAGCCTTGGGCATGAGAAGGTGTGTCAGAAAGCCAACTTAATTGCAGTCACCTCTAGCCCACCTTAATTGCAACCTCTTTGGGTTGCCTTAATTGCAGTCTTGAAGGGGTATGCTTTGTCTCACATAGCCTAGAGATAGAACTTTAACAGTGTTTATAAAGCTTGGACAGTTCTCACCTTGCAAGCCAGTTTCGTGGGACTGAGTTATGCCCTAAGCCCAAATACTAAGAAGTACAACTACTTCATGGTTACCCATCCAAACATCCCTTTTGTAGGGAAGGTGGGTTAGTCAACTCTTGTATTCTGCATGTGAAAGTCATTAAGATGTTGTGATTTGTATCCTAAAGTATGTTAAACGAGCTCCTAAAAAAAGCTTATGTATGAAGATCAGGGACGAGCATAGATAATAAGATACTCATAAATGCCAATCAGGCATGCTCTCCTACTTACAAACAATCCCTTTTTTGGGAATTGTGTACTCATTAGGGGTAATATGATAGCCAGGaagaataagaaacaaaaacaaggtCACAAGATCCAGTGCAAAAGCAGACTGCCAAATCATGGCTTCATCTACTTGCTAGCTCATTTGAATGAAACAACTTCTGGGAGAACTTCAATTTAGGAAGGTTTTGCAAAATGCAAATGACACTTATGTGTAACAATTAAGCTGCTTTCATATCACCTTCCAATCTAATTTTCGTGATTGAGATAAACTATCACTTCATCAAGGAAAAGATTTTATTAGGAGATATTATCGCTAGCTTAATTAACTCCAATGATCAAATGACCAATGCCTTACCAGACCCCTCAGAGGTTCTCAAGTAAGTTATTTATGTAGCAAGCTTGGTTCATATGAATGATATTATCTTTATTCTCTAGCTTGTGGGTGGGGTTGGATATGTAATTGaccttataatttacatttgtGTCCAGGTTCATTGTACATAActacatataattatttaggtCCAAATTCATGGTATATAAGTTAGTAAGTTCATATAACTAGGGAAGTAATGATCcatgtatttattattagattaatatatattgtgATTCTACAATCTACATACAGTTCGGTAAATGcctcttttttgtttctctctcaaCAGTTCATTTAAGCAAAGTATATTCTATGAGAAAACACACTATCTAATTCACCTCCATGGCAAATGCATATCAAGAAATCctgaatattttatcaaatttgaaaatttggcAATCTGATTAGAAAAGAATGAACAGATTAATGCAATTACCTCAGCTGCTCTAAGTCCCCATGTAAAACGGCGATGTTTTGGGTTTGCTGCTTTTGAATCCCATCCTCGATATTCATACAAGCTTGTGGATGTATATACACATCTAGGAACCTTCTGAAAGGAGGACTCTAGTGGAACGTTACCGCAGGTAACCACCTTAAAAAGGTAGAATAAATTATAGGTCTATTTCCTTCATTTAGGCAAATATAACAACATAGACAAGATACATGAGCCAACCATTCAATTCAATGATGTCTATTGCACAAAAAGCAATATCCACCAAGCACCGGatgaatgaaaaaatgaatgatCAAAGCATGGATGTTTAGGTGTGCATGTGTGTGTTTGCAGGACTGTGCTTTTCCCATGGTTATTTGCTTAATTGTATTATACATGTGTGTGTCAGTATTAAGTTACATACCCCAGAAaccttcacaaattgcccatTCTTGGCAGTTCTAAGCTCTGCATCTGGATAACGGGAAATGAAACCAACAATGGCTTTCCTTCCAAAACAACTATTCCAAGTGAATAATGCAGCAACCGCACCAAAAAGAATTACAACAACAATGAGGAGAATGGCATTGTGGACAGCTCCAAGAATAAAACCGCCAGCAATGAATCCCATTACAAAAATCAGAATCACAGACCACAATATTGGCTTCGGGAAGTTCTTCCTGAAGGAATATTCATCATCAAGGCTAAGAGTGGTTACAGCAGGATTGTGGGCTACAAAGGAACTAAGAGACTTCATTGATCCTGTAGAATCTAATTGACCAGACACTTTCCTTGGAGCTCCAGATGAATTTAATGGGCCAGATGTAATAAGACCAGTCGTAGGAAGAACCGGAGGAATTGGACCAGAGTTTTGGCGTGTAACTCCACCAGATTGAGGGCCAGATGACTTCTTGACAGGTTCCCCATGTTTATTCAATGGACCAGAGTTGGTCTTTTTCATTGAGGCAGAAGCAGACATGCCTCCAGCGGATACATTACCAGATGTGATATAAACAGAACGAGCTGCAGCATTTTGCATGATAGGTCCAGAGTGTGAAGCAGCACCTGCAAATGATCCTGTCCTTGAAGGAGCATTATTTATTGGACCGGATTTTCTAGATTTAGAGCCATCCATGGGGATATCAAACATTTTCCCTAGTTCTCCAGACTTCTTGATGTCACCACCGGTATAGGGCATGGCAACTGAACTCATTGTCGGAGTCTTTTCTTTTGGCTGTTCAGGGCGGCCTGATACATACAGGCCATTACTGAGCTGATGAGATGGGAATCTTGAACCCATCAGACTTTTTAAAAGCAGCGCAACTAAGAAAAGGCACCAGTTTGTTAAAGTGGTACTGCAAAACagtaaaaccaaaaagaacaattgaaatagaattttaggcATAATTCAATAATACTCTAATGGATAGATATCCATATTCATCTACTAGAGAGAAAGCATCATGAAGTAAACTCATAATTTTTCCTTAGTTGAGAAGTATGAGAAATCAGACAAAaacttgaagaagaaaaaaaaggcaacAGAAATGCAATGCTGGGTTTTCtggtaaaggattgattgattcGGCAAAAAGAAGCATAGAGTGAGTGAGTGGAGCGTGTGAGAGAAGCAAGGATAGTGAATCCTCTTAATGGAGTGTGTTAGGAGAAAAAGGGTAAGTGGATCTCCCACAAAAGAATGCAATTTGAATGGGAGGGAGAAGATGGGTACCTGAAGGTTGAAGAGAATCAAAGAGAGAGGTGATGAAGCTGCTGAGTCTGAGATCCCATCTTCGAAGCAGCATCCATCTCTGCCACTAACTATTATTAAAACTTGAAATTCTCTCTCCTCAACTCAACAACTGCTAAAAACCACCAAACCAAGCAacgtataatttattattaacatttctcttcttctttacttttcttactttatcaaaattaatttctttttattaacttatgtACTAACTTCTAACCActcaatttgtaaaataataatacttaaGAAGGACCGAGCTATTTTATGCATTACCTAATCCAACAGAGACAAATAAATTCCATCTCATCTAAAAGAAAAGGCACCTTTAAATGGCCAAAATGAACACTCCATGTTAACCCCAAAAACaaatttagcattttttttaatatgtatacATTATATTTACTTAATATAGTTTATTTCGTGTCTACCAAGATATTAGCGTCTTTGGCGCCTCCAAATCGTTTATTACTCTGTCTTATACACGATGTAAAGCGTGTGTACCAAATTAgacaattaagaaaaaaaattccagaATTTTACTTTCATGGGGGCAGGGGGAGTTTTATTCTATAAAGGCTATCTGGCATAaacaattcaatttgaaaaatatttctttggAATCTATTGTAGGATTTTGTTTCATCGTCAACGTTTCACCGTGAAGCATATGTTCACACGAATGACACCATAACTTTCTAAcgaaattttgattaaaaatatatttaaacttaatcataatttagataaaaattGTACATTTAAATCATAATAATAGATTGAGAGGCTGAGAATGATaaactttccctctttttctattttacaagaaaaaaaaaatatatatatatatatacacacacggtGAGGTACATAAATGTTTATATATTGTACCACATGCATGAATGTAATTTTTGCTTAAACCATAAGAAAAACGCTTTCCACCCATGACGTGTGCGcgtacataatttatttaatgtatgtTTGAATCAAggtttgtaaaattatttaaaataaaattaattttgaaatgaaatagtttttgtcaaaatatttttattctaaaagttaAGTGGAAAAaactacttaattattttaactaaatcaattttaaactcaggatcaattctttaatatgaaaataatcatgTAAATATTTActcaaaattatattagttgctattttaacaattttaaattattcaacaTATATCCAATTCCAAGCACACACTTAAATATCTTAAATTTCAAGTTTAGTTTCACTAGCTTAgccattttctttccttctttataTTGATGAAAGTGTAGCTATTTTCAAACTGATGAACATTCGCAGTACTTCGATTCGAATATAGTGAGAAGTGAATAAGTTCTGGTACATTAAATAAaccaatttaatattatttccaCTTGTTCGTTGTATTGTACATACCAACTCTAATGCAAGTGTATATGAACTGTATGCCAATATTACATGCGCGCAAATGGTCAACATTAAATGCCTACTTGGGTTAACACAAGGTCAGGCCAAGTAATCACTATCAGTTCCAGGATCAAATTTCGGCAACTGTGGCTGGGATTTCCAAGGCATATTATCTTCACCCTTTCCCCCTTTACATTTCTTCTAATATAATGTGATTTTGGAGCTTACTTAATTAGCTGCTGCTATAATCCAaaagtaatactaataataacaataatcttGCGTTGGAGAGTGATAGATTTTTCGAATCATTGAGCTGAAGTTAGTGGTTTGCTGAAATTGTCGGCATTAGATGTAGGAGAAGGTCTACAAACAAGTTTGCGTTTCTCCAAAGACATTAGTTCTTTGATTCTCAAGACATATCATTTCTGTTTGTTGTTTTTAACTGTCGGAGCAAATGCTTTTCggtctttaaattaaatttacttgcaagttgcactaaaaattgagaatttgaGTTTCATCTCCATACATTATTACAATATTGTCCGATCGTTAAGCAAAACGgcgaaatatttattaattagaaaatggAGATGTATTTCAGGCACTAGCAGTATACTGGCAGCAAATAGGgtgatatttattaaaaaacaaaaaatttacctTTCCCTTTCCTCAAATATGCCTACACTCTATTCTTTCCATAAATGTAAAATACACACCCCTCCCCTTAAAAGATAAGTATGTAATACAATTGAATCCGGCTTACtgtaactgttttttttttcttcattattttttatatctgaCAAAATGTAACGTGTTAAAATTGTCATCtgaaatgtgaaaagaaaatcaataaaaGCTCTAGAAATGTGAAAAGACAAAATGTCATCTGAAAAACACATTCATCACTGCTGTTAAGAAATTCATTAGAAAGACCAAATGCAACTCATATTCATCTCCTAGAAATGTAcgtgttaaaattaaaataggagAGTAAGGATAAATCAAAAGGGGGCAGAATCACACCTGACatgtgaaaagaaaatcaataaaaGCTCTAGTTAAAAGAGGAAACTCAATTATTACAAATTGATGAAAACCATTAAAAACTTCAATTGGAAATATTAGAATGATTTTGCTGGTGTTAAAAATATCAgcataaaaaaaagcatataaaaCATGATAATAATAGGATTGTTAAGAAGTGTCAAACACAAATGGATCCACAATACTGATGTTGTTAACAAGAAACAATATTCAAGTTGCCTTAATATTAGAAGGAATCTCACGAAATACGTAACTATGCACTGAACatttaataatgattttgaaatcTTGTTGGCTTGTCGATTGTCAGTTGTCACATGTAATCTTAAAAgtcataaaatttcaattcaaaggCAGAGTTACAACTAAATGGCCCCTAAAGAATTGGTTTCTGACATAACACAACACAAGGACCTCATTTGATGTATATAACAAATCTTACCTAATGAGAAAAGACTTCAGTGACTTCAGTTGTTGTAACTATTGTATCATCTAATATACAGAAAATGTGTAAAATAAATAGATGTATCAGTATCAttactcttttatatatatatatatagccaaATTATACcccaaaaaaaacattaaaaatatcaccacttgaaattttaaatattttaagtgtCTTAATTCCATTATAGGTAAAACAACGGCCAaaaattaaaccttttaaaaaaaaaatctatatgaaAAGGGAGTAAAACaccttatatatttaatatacacaGAGAAAGGTGTAGGGTTTTCACATTCACAATCCATAATaacaacgaagaagaagaaagtgctAGCTAAACAAAAGTGCTATAATGaagagaagaaagagatgaagttACTATAAACTTGAAGAGGAGCACAATATACAAGGTGAGGAGAAAATTTAGCAAGAATTAAAATGCACACAATACAAACAGAACAAGATGTgtcatatttgataaaataacacATTTAGTGTGTGTTTGCATCTGTGTTAGAATTAGAAATGCACATATCTTCTTCCTATTTGCATGTCCAAAACAGCAAACGACACAGAAGCTACAGAGAGTACTCTCTGTAGCTTCTGCAGGATCCAAACATAATGTTAATAACTCAAAACAATCCAAATATTGTATTGGAAATTCTGATAAAATAGATTAGTTGTAAtggcattttgaattttgaaaagactAATATGTTGTAGAAGCGATCAGCAAAACCAGGTGATTGCCTCATTGCATTTGCGgacaaaagaaaa
This region of Glycine max cultivar Williams 82 chromosome 7, Glycine_max_v4.0, whole genome shotgun sequence genomic DNA includes:
- the LOC100775520 gene encoding uncharacterized membrane protein At1g16860, which translates into the protein MGSRFPSHQLSNGLYVSGRPEQPKEKTPTMSSVAMPYTGGDIKKSGELGKMFDIPMDGSKSRKSGPINNAPSRTGSFAGAASHSGPIMQNAAARSVYITSGNVSAGGMSASASMKKTNSGPLNKHGEPVKKSSGPQSGGVTRQNSGPIPPVLPTTGLITSGPLNSSGAPRKVSGQLDSTGSMKSLSSFVAHNPAVTTLSLDDEYSFRKNFPKPILWSVILIFVMGFIAGGFILGAVHNAILLIVVVILFGAVAALFTWNSCFGRKAIVGFISRYPDAELRTAKNGQFVKVSGVVTCGNVPLESSFQKVPRCVYTSTSLYEYRGWDSKAANPKHRRFTWGLRAAERHVVDFYISDFQSGLRALVKTGYGARVTPYVDDSIVIDVNPANKDMSPEFLRWLGERKLSSDDRIMQLKEGYIKEGSTVSVMGVVQRNDNVLMIVPPPEPLSTGCQWAKCIFPASLEGIVLRCEDTSKIDVIPV